In the Natronolimnobius baerhuensis genome, one interval contains:
- a CDS encoding RICIN domain-containing protein, which yields MGNDSNHAGQHSPKQTNANGSKGRKHSRPNTEPSGLSLGRRGALAMLGATGLGVALSGSASARGEANGDGPVTGNQPWYEWDADVDAGDNGLYNLERLQTGHVHTPARTPEVVVWEDDEGIYHADTAETTVYSGTDYRKAIQTAVDSLSEGRTEKETVLVTASGTLGPAEDLTQIELPSYTILDVQGTIYVEDTGDQPMVIPIRAFDEEAIEIPRLTVRGNPRFGIWIQDTDDIRLGDIDIRFSDTDGFDYYWEVDAPGWPPTSFDPDASREEILADPGWVGSFFEAVRIDARARDDPTSDIFISSVYVEGGRHHAVETYDAERVVIDQVIGVDMEGSAVILNETENAAVNNVVGENPESPTWYATFRCANGCENVSVGQVVSRDAPRGIHLTTDSNEITIGEVNIIGARYHGIVVDAVENITIQGGLVKNVVRAGVTSTANGFSVSNLHIVDDLSEEERAEITLPDGDGAPDDPTQTRGIEFFGRNGRIVNNDVRDAGEENIEVNALNTIVRDNLGGGYASGTVTLTSGGEEAARISDIHERFNADFDLRAELEEAPSSPTAWSHYFEWTGDAWDLVIEWETDPGENLTLSYVIDKTQASEGSIDLETVDAGTYRLNANHTGMPVTADGDNVVMDEWDGADDQRWIVEEDGDLYRIELEGTGEVLSVEDGDIDDGQSVVVAEDTGAAHQRWSLEPIFTPDGEFVYTIHPDGADQGFDVEGANEAPGTNIILWDHDGTAHNQFVFDEL from the coding sequence ATGGGCAACGATAGCAATCACGCTGGACAGCACAGTCCAAAGCAGACGAACGCGAACGGAAGCAAGGGGCGGAAACACTCCCGACCGAACACGGAGCCGTCCGGGCTGTCGCTCGGGCGACGCGGGGCACTGGCGATGCTCGGTGCAACCGGCCTTGGCGTCGCGCTTTCGGGGTCGGCGAGCGCTCGAGGCGAAGCCAACGGCGACGGCCCCGTCACCGGGAATCAACCGTGGTACGAGTGGGACGCGGACGTGGATGCGGGCGACAACGGACTGTACAACCTCGAGCGACTCCAGACGGGACACGTTCACACACCGGCCCGGACGCCCGAGGTCGTCGTCTGGGAGGACGACGAAGGAATCTATCACGCTGATACCGCTGAGACGACCGTCTACAGCGGGACGGACTACCGGAAGGCAATTCAGACCGCCGTCGACAGTCTGAGCGAGGGTCGGACCGAGAAGGAAACGGTTCTGGTCACCGCGTCGGGGACGCTCGGCCCAGCGGAGGACCTCACGCAGATCGAACTGCCGAGTTACACCATCCTGGACGTTCAGGGGACGATCTACGTCGAAGACACCGGCGACCAGCCGATGGTGATTCCGATCCGTGCCTTCGACGAAGAGGCAATCGAAATCCCGCGCCTGACGGTCCGTGGGAATCCGCGGTTCGGAATCTGGATTCAGGACACCGACGACATCAGGCTCGGCGACATCGACATTCGCTTTAGCGACACCGACGGCTTCGACTACTACTGGGAGGTCGACGCCCCCGGCTGGCCGCCAACCTCGTTCGATCCCGACGCCAGCCGCGAGGAGATTCTGGCAGATCCGGGCTGGGTCGGTTCGTTCTTCGAAGCCGTTCGAATCGACGCCCGCGCTCGAGACGACCCCACGTCGGACATTTTCATCAGTTCGGTCTACGTCGAGGGCGGCCGCCACCACGCCGTCGAGACGTACGACGCCGAACGTGTCGTGATCGATCAGGTCATCGGTGTCGACATGGAGGGCTCTGCCGTGATTCTGAACGAGACAGAAAACGCAGCGGTCAACAACGTCGTCGGCGAAAACCCCGAGTCGCCGACCTGGTATGCGACCTTTCGCTGTGCAAACGGCTGTGAGAACGTCTCCGTCGGGCAGGTCGTCAGCCGGGATGCCCCGCGTGGGATTCACCTCACGACCGATTCCAACGAGATCACGATTGGCGAAGTCAACATCATCGGCGCGCGATACCACGGTATCGTCGTCGACGCCGTCGAGAACATCACGATTCAGGGCGGACTCGTCAAAAACGTCGTCCGCGCCGGCGTTACCTCGACCGCAAACGGATTCTCGGTGTCGAACCTTCACATCGTCGACGATCTCTCCGAGGAGGAACGCGCCGAGATCACCCTTCCCGACGGCGACGGCGCGCCGGACGACCCGACCCAGACTCGCGGCATCGAGTTCTTCGGCCGCAACGGCCGCATCGTCAACAACGACGTTCGCGACGCCGGCGAGGAGAACATCGAAGTCAACGCGCTGAACACCATCGTCCGCGACAACCTCGGCGGCGGCTACGCCTCGGGCACAGTCACGCTCACGAGCGGCGGCGAGGAAGCCGCACGCATCAGCGACATTCACGAGCGGTTCAACGCCGATTTCGACCTGCGCGCCGAACTCGAGGAAGCACCCTCCAGTCCGACGGCCTGGTCACACTACTTCGAGTGGACTGGCGACGCGTGGGACCTCGTCATCGAGTGGGAGACAGACCCCGGCGAGAATCTCACGCTCTCGTACGTTATCGACAAGACCCAGGCCAGCGAGGGCAGCATCGACCTCGAGACGGTCGATGCCGGCACCTATCGGCTGAACGCGAACCACACCGGTATGCCCGTCACGGCTGATGGCGACAATGTCGTCATGGACGAGTGGGACGGCGCGGACGACCAGCGCTGGATCGTCGAGGAAGATGGCGATCTCTACCGCATCGAACTCGAGGGGACTGGCGAGGTCCTGAGCGTCGAAGACGGCGACATCGACGACGGCCAGAGCGTCGTCGTCGCCGAGGATACCGGCGCAGCCCACCAGCGCTGGTCGCTCGAGCCCATCTTCACCCCGGATGGCGAGTTCGTCTACACGATCCATCCTGACGGCGCAGATCAAGGGTTCGATGTCGAGGGTGCGAACGAAGCGCCCGGGACGAACATCATCCTCTGGGACCACGACGGAACGGCGCACAACCAGTTCGTCTTCGACGAACTCTAA
- a CDS encoding IclR family transcriptional regulator has translation MAHNARSPVQAAATTFHIIETLHELNGAGVAELAAELEMPKSTVHDHLQTLTSAEYLINDNGTYHVGARFLELGGFARSQMKLYQVASPELKKLADETGEHANLMIEEHGKGIFLNKFKGQDAVTLDTHIGKRVHLHTTALGKSILSQRPESEVDEIIERHGLPGVTEQTVTDREELKTELEEIRERGYAIDDEERVLGMRCVAAPICDEDETPLGAISVSGPTNRFNDSVFEDEIPKHVLSTANVIEVNMTYS, from the coding sequence ATGGCACACAATGCACGCTCCCCGGTGCAGGCTGCGGCAACGACGTTTCACATCATCGAGACGCTGCACGAGTTGAATGGTGCAGGCGTCGCCGAACTCGCAGCCGAACTCGAGATGCCAAAGAGTACCGTTCACGACCACCTGCAGACGCTGACCAGCGCCGAGTACCTGATCAACGACAACGGCACCTACCACGTCGGCGCGCGCTTTCTCGAGTTGGGCGGGTTCGCGCGCAGTCAGATGAAACTGTATCAGGTTGCCTCGCCCGAACTGAAGAAGCTCGCGGACGAAACCGGCGAGCACGCGAATCTGATGATCGAAGAACACGGGAAGGGTATCTTCCTGAACAAGTTCAAAGGCCAGGACGCCGTGACGCTCGATACCCACATCGGCAAGCGCGTCCACCTGCATACGACCGCGCTCGGAAAGTCGATTCTCTCACAGCGCCCGGAGTCCGAAGTCGACGAAATCATTGAACGCCATGGTCTCCCCGGCGTCACCGAACAGACTGTGACGGACCGCGAGGAACTCAAGACCGAACTCGAGGAGATTCGCGAGCGCGGCTATGCAATCGACGACGAAGAGCGCGTCCTCGGGATGCGCTGTGTTGCGGCACCGATCTGTGACGAAGACGAGACGCCCCTCGGCGCGATCAGTGTCTCCGGGCCGACCAACCGATTCAACGACTCGGTGTTCGAAGACGAAATCCCCAAACACGTCCTGAGCACCGCGAACGTGATCGAGGTCAACATGACCTACTCGTAA
- a CDS encoding mannonate dehydratase produces MPTDPSIRVGVRTRSLAEPRLQYIRQLGATDIFIDHADTDEEPDEFNDRDAGATLAVGRDEIPTVDALEAAKERTEAAGLSLTGIQSLPYSLYGDIMFGRDGREEALTQITTLIRNLGEADIPILGYQWNPRGVVPMRTGTVDLRGDAQGTAFDYDLLEAPDELAPGLDREYTEAEFWDNYEEFLETVLPVAEEAGVEMALHPVDPPVLESMCGIPRLCRSVEAFERAMGLVKSENHSLKLCLGCFSQMGEDVTEVLRTFGEHDQIGFIHFRDVVGTVPKFHETFVDEGNFETTGVIETLDDIGYDGVVIPDHVPEMTDDTDWRHRSRGYTVGYLRGVIDTVQ; encoded by the coding sequence ATGCCAACCGATCCATCGATCCGCGTCGGCGTTCGCACGCGCTCGCTCGCGGAGCCACGGCTGCAGTACATCCGCCAGCTCGGCGCAACCGACATCTTCATCGACCACGCCGATACCGACGAGGAGCCGGACGAGTTCAACGACCGCGATGCCGGTGCGACACTCGCCGTCGGCCGCGACGAAATCCCGACCGTCGACGCCCTCGAGGCGGCCAAAGAGCGAACCGAGGCGGCCGGACTCTCCCTGACTGGTATCCAGTCGCTGCCGTACTCGCTGTACGGCGACATCATGTTCGGCCGTGACGGACGCGAGGAGGCACTCACGCAGATCACGACCCTCATTCGGAACCTCGGCGAGGCGGACATCCCGATCCTGGGCTATCAGTGGAATCCACGCGGCGTCGTGCCGATGCGAACGGGAACCGTTGACCTGCGCGGCGACGCGCAGGGGACGGCGTTCGACTACGACCTGCTCGAGGCTCCCGACGAACTCGCACCGGGACTCGACCGCGAGTACACCGAAGCCGAGTTCTGGGACAACTACGAGGAATTCCTCGAGACGGTTCTCCCAGTCGCCGAGGAGGCCGGCGTCGAGATGGCGCTGCACCCGGTCGATCCGCCCGTCCTCGAGTCGATGTGTGGGATTCCGCGGCTCTGTCGGAGCGTCGAGGCCTTCGAGCGAGCGATGGGACTCGTTAAAAGTGAGAACCATAGCTTGAAGCTCTGCCTGGGTTGTTTCTCGCAGATGGGCGAAGACGTGACAGAGGTGTTGCGGACGTTCGGCGAACACGACCAGATCGGTTTTATCCACTTCCGAGACGTCGTCGGCACGGTCCCGAAATTCCACGAGACGTTCGTCGACGAGGGCAACTTCGAGACGACCGGGGTCATCGAAACCTTAGACGACATCGGCTACGACGGCGTCGTGATTCCGGATCACGTCCCCGAGATGACCGACGACACGGACTGGCGACACCGCTCGCGCGGGTACACCGTTGGCTACCTGCGCGGCGTGATCGACACCGTGCAGTGA
- a CDS encoding SDR family NAD(P)-dependent oxidoreductase produces the protein MDSYTHTPVTVDGKRAVVVGGTSGLGKAIAVGLAADGADVIATSRSEDAVNETADLLEDQGATTARVTSDVTDPDSLEALREVVEDTLGGVDIVVSSAGAISRERVLEISDDDWDFVTDVQLDGVRRITQTFAPAMDDGGSIINISSLAARLAMGNLPAYSAAKGGVEAFTRASAKELSPEIRVNAIAPGFFITPQNQDTYAEGTEKREKIDDRTPLGRVGNREELIGATIYLASDASSFVTGEVLTVDGGFADSAF, from the coding sequence ATGGACTCGTATACGCACACGCCGGTCACTGTGGACGGAAAACGCGCTGTTGTCGTCGGCGGGACGAGCGGCCTCGGGAAAGCAATCGCTGTCGGACTCGCCGCCGACGGCGCAGATGTCATCGCAACGAGTCGCTCCGAAGACGCCGTCAACGAGACAGCCGACTTGCTCGAGGACCAGGGCGCAACGACGGCCCGTGTAACAAGCGACGTGACGGATCCTGACTCGCTCGAGGCCCTCCGTGAGGTCGTCGAAGACACCCTCGGCGGCGTCGATATCGTGGTCTCATCGGCGGGCGCAATCTCTCGAGAGCGCGTCCTCGAGATCAGCGACGACGACTGGGACTTCGTGACCGACGTGCAACTCGATGGCGTGCGTCGGATCACCCAGACGTTCGCACCCGCAATGGACGACGGCGGGAGCATCATCAATATCTCCTCGCTTGCGGCGCGACTCGCGATGGGGAATCTGCCGGCATACTCGGCCGCCAAAGGCGGTGTCGAAGCGTTCACCCGCGCGTCCGCAAAGGAGCTGTCCCCCGAAATCCGCGTCAACGCCATCGCGCCCGGCTTTTTCATCACGCCACAGAACCAAGACACCTACGCCGAGGGCACCGAAAAGCGCGAGAAAATCGACGACCGAACGCCGCTCGGGCGCGTTGGCAACCGCGAGGAACTGATCGGCGCGACGATCTACCTCGCAAGCGACGCCTCCTCGTTCGTCACCGGCGAAGTCCTCACCGTCGACGGCGGCTTCGCCGACAGCGCGTTCTGA
- a CDS encoding extracellular solute-binding protein, whose translation MPTGNSDSGETLVRPPDPDSRRGVSRRRLLQATGTAGLASVAGCTGYLGSTQDGVEYWTLFGGGDGDVMEAMVDEINDGDEYDLQINRQRVPWDEHYGRLYTSMVGGNPPDVAVMHSRMMRDYEESLVPMTDAIGTEPYLEEVAQGGVVDGEQLAVPLDTHPFGLYYNKEIFEEAGLDPEEPPNTPERFQEAAEAIVENTDHYAFDYPDGEFHAETMRMLLHGRGGELLTDTHEPAFDTEDGLAVVQEMHDWVHEHEWAPVDPGTGWDAWNRGEVGMKIEGTWHVTVVREAGFDFGLAEPFVMPEADDPVTLGDSHMLIIPESDERTDAQLEDAFETVRLLSQEFNDRWGYDAGHLPASEAAIESDELRDSQTWDDTLETFYTMVEEEQFIRPPATPNVEEYMEQIYQPLDDMRAGNATPEEVIEDAAAGVRRTFERRS comes from the coding sequence ATGCCAACGGGAAACAGCGATAGCGGTGAGACGTTGGTTCGTCCACCCGACCCTGACTCGAGACGAGGTGTAAGCCGTCGCCGACTGTTACAGGCGACGGGAACTGCGGGCCTCGCGAGCGTCGCCGGGTGTACCGGCTACCTCGGTAGCACACAGGACGGCGTCGAATACTGGACGCTGTTTGGCGGCGGGGACGGCGACGTCATGGAGGCAATGGTCGACGAGATCAACGACGGCGACGAGTACGATCTCCAGATCAACCGCCAGCGAGTCCCGTGGGACGAACACTACGGCCGTCTCTATACGTCGATGGTCGGTGGCAATCCGCCGGACGTGGCCGTGATGCACTCGCGGATGATGCGCGATTACGAGGAGAGTCTCGTCCCGATGACCGACGCAATCGGGACCGAGCCGTATCTCGAGGAGGTGGCCCAGGGCGGCGTCGTCGACGGCGAACAGCTCGCCGTCCCGCTCGATACACACCCGTTCGGGCTCTACTACAACAAAGAGATTTTCGAGGAAGCGGGCCTGGACCCCGAGGAGCCGCCGAACACGCCCGAACGGTTCCAGGAGGCTGCAGAAGCAATCGTCGAAAACACGGATCACTACGCGTTCGACTATCCCGACGGCGAATTTCACGCCGAGACGATGCGGATGCTCCTTCACGGTCGCGGCGGCGAACTCTTGACTGACACCCACGAACCCGCCTTCGATACCGAGGACGGGCTGGCAGTCGTCCAAGAGATGCACGACTGGGTCCACGAACACGAGTGGGCACCTGTCGATCCCGGCACCGGTTGGGACGCCTGGAACCGCGGCGAAGTCGGCATGAAAATCGAAGGGACCTGGCACGTGACCGTCGTCCGCGAGGCTGGCTTCGACTTCGGCCTGGCCGAACCGTTCGTCATGCCCGAGGCCGACGACCCCGTCACGCTTGGTGACAGTCACATGCTGATCATCCCCGAAAGCGACGAACGCACCGACGCCCAACTCGAGGATGCGTTCGAAACCGTTCGACTACTCTCACAGGAGTTCAACGACCGGTGGGGGTACGATGCTGGACATCTGCCGGCGAGCGAAGCGGCGATTGAAAGCGATGAACTGCGAGACTCACAGACCTGGGACGACACCCTCGAGACGTTCTATACGATGGTCGAGGAAGAGCAGTTCATCCGGCCGCCGGCCACGCCGAACGTCGAAGAGTACATGGAACAGATTTATCAGCCACTCGATGACATGCGCGCCGGCAACGCAACGCCGGAAGAAGTCATCGAGGACGCCGCTGCCGGCGTTCGACGCACATTCGAGAGGCGATCATAG
- a CDS encoding carbohydrate ABC transporter permease, translating to MAHSTQQSDSSGDDSGLRDRSDSSVSELVAGLSFAVPYLIIAGLFLFGPLLLALYMSFHDWNALDPGQSQFIGLENYRILLGDPDFWNALWNTVYFVILTVPPIVIGSLLLALGVNRDVKGKWLLRTIFFSPYVLTVAVVGLLWTEVFSASGLIPYYVGGGNWLNDHTLAMPALAIATVWWQLAFNFIILLAARQNVPDRLYEAAKLDGASTWRMMRDITIPQMQNPLIFVVIVTFVGSFQVFGQPFIMTDGGPSFETTTIVLYLYDTAFTGREFGYAAAVGYVLFMILIAVSATSYYFLSGDKR from the coding sequence ATGGCACACTCAACACAACAATCGGACTCGAGCGGTGACGACTCTGGACTGCGTGATCGCTCGGACTCGTCAGTCAGCGAGTTAGTTGCTGGACTCTCGTTTGCAGTGCCGTATCTCATCATCGCCGGCCTGTTCCTGTTCGGGCCGCTCCTGTTGGCGCTGTACATGAGCTTTCACGACTGGAACGCACTCGATCCCGGCCAATCGCAGTTCATCGGCCTCGAGAACTATCGCATTCTGCTGGGCGATCCAGACTTCTGGAACGCGCTGTGGAACACCGTCTACTTCGTGATTCTGACGGTGCCACCAATCGTCATCGGCTCGTTGCTGTTGGCACTCGGTGTCAACCGCGACGTGAAAGGCAAGTGGCTGCTGCGGACGATCTTCTTCAGCCCGTACGTCTTAACGGTGGCAGTCGTCGGCCTGCTCTGGACGGAAGTCTTCAGCGCGTCTGGCCTGATTCCGTACTACGTCGGCGGCGGCAACTGGTTGAACGATCACACACTCGCGATGCCGGCACTCGCCATTGCGACGGTCTGGTGGCAACTGGCGTTTAACTTCATCATCCTGTTGGCAGCCCGCCAGAACGTCCCCGACCGGCTCTACGAGGCCGCGAAATTAGACGGCGCAAGCACCTGGCGGATGATGCGCGACATCACGATCCCGCAGATGCAGAATCCGCTCATCTTTGTCGTCATCGTAACGTTCGTCGGCTCCTTCCAGGTGTTCGGGCAACCCTTCATCATGACCGACGGCGGCCCGTCGTTCGAGACGACGACGATAGTTCTCTACCTGTACGATACAGCCTTTACCGGCCGCGAGTTCGGCTATGCAGCCGCAGTCGGCTACGTGCTGTTTATGATCCTGATCGCCGTCTCGGCGACCAGCTACTACTTCCTCAGCGGTGATAAGCGATGA
- a CDS encoding carbohydrate ABC transporter permease: MSVDSRNPLEAVSLSNTRLRTIALYAGLYGTAVLFLIPYWYMFATSFMTRDLVYAEVPYMIPWDVTLYWYEYLLTNSLIVQWTINTFILAAITTAVVILIDAMIAYSLTRLEWAGRRVIFAVIVASFMVPGIVNLVPVYIIVSELGLVNSVWGVVLPSAANPLGVFMLVQFFKDIPEELEEAARLDGFSRLRIFSHIVLPLMRSALAALGLFIFIWTWNAFVWPLLIFQDDAMYTLPIGLVTLQDNLGVTEPGIIMTSAVIASIPLLIVFLVMQKHLVRAVEMQGTTK, translated from the coding sequence ATGAGCGTCGACTCACGAAACCCACTCGAGGCCGTGTCGCTATCGAATACCCGACTACGAACGATTGCGCTGTACGCCGGGTTGTACGGAACGGCGGTGTTGTTCCTGATTCCGTACTGGTATATGTTCGCGACGTCGTTCATGACGCGCGATCTGGTGTACGCCGAGGTCCCCTACATGATCCCGTGGGACGTGACGCTCTACTGGTACGAGTACCTGCTGACGAACTCGCTGATCGTCCAGTGGACCATCAATACGTTCATCCTGGCGGCGATCACGACCGCCGTCGTCATCCTGATCGACGCGATGATCGCGTACTCGCTGACCCGCCTCGAGTGGGCCGGCCGGCGCGTCATCTTCGCAGTCATCGTGGCGAGTTTCATGGTGCCCGGCATCGTTAATCTCGTCCCGGTCTACATTATCGTCAGCGAACTCGGTCTCGTCAACTCCGTCTGGGGGGTCGTCCTCCCGAGCGCTGCGAACCCGCTGGGCGTGTTCATGCTCGTCCAGTTCTTCAAGGACATCCCCGAAGAACTCGAGGAAGCAGCTAGACTGGACGGCTTTTCGAGGCTACGGATCTTCAGCCACATCGTCTTGCCGTTGATGCGGTCGGCGCTTGCCGCACTCGGCCTGTTCATCTTCATCTGGACGTGGAACGCCTTCGTCTGGCCGCTGTTGATCTTCCAGGACGACGCGATGTACACGCTGCCAATTGGTCTCGTCACGCTGCAGGACAACTTAGGCGTCACCGAACCCGGTATCATCATGACCTCGGCGGTCATCGCCTCGATTCCGCTGTTGATTGTCTTCCTTGTGATGCAAAAACACCTCGTGCGCGCCGTCGAAATGCAGGGAACCACCAAGTAA
- a CDS encoding DUF624 domain-containing protein encodes MTGTHQQIETQSSDLDPMYATLERTTRFVWDHLVSIIAISFAWFLAAVPLVTIGPATVGAYRAVLSLRDDETDGIDRSAVLETVREQFVHATLLAFVPFALLVVAVNYTLAYLASASVTAGLLALGCAYASFYAGLVAMPTLLGLATGKSAPAAVIDGYRWTAHHAVGAVAVGVVTAVLFVVSSLLTVAVVLLFAGVASTLHVEFVAGVGDFDLETDRTVSDEHPSAPAETRARPEVTEP; translated from the coding sequence ATGACGGGGACACACCAACAGATCGAGACGCAGTCGTCCGATCTCGACCCGATGTACGCCACGCTCGAGCGGACGACCCGGTTCGTTTGGGACCATCTGGTCTCGATCATCGCGATCAGTTTCGCGTGGTTCCTCGCTGCCGTCCCGCTCGTGACAATCGGGCCAGCGACGGTCGGCGCGTACCGCGCCGTGCTCTCGCTGCGAGATGACGAGACCGACGGGATCGATAGATCGGCGGTGCTCGAGACCGTACGCGAGCAGTTCGTCCATGCGACGCTGCTCGCGTTCGTCCCGTTTGCACTGCTTGTCGTCGCGGTGAACTACACGCTCGCGTATCTTGCCAGCGCGAGCGTCACGGCGGGCCTGCTCGCACTCGGCTGTGCGTACGCGAGCTTCTATGCGGGACTCGTGGCGATGCCAACCCTGCTCGGACTGGCAACGGGCAAGTCCGCCCCCGCAGCGGTCATCGACGGCTACCGGTGGACCGCCCACCACGCCGTCGGTGCGGTCGCTGTCGGCGTCGTCACTGCTGTCCTGTTCGTCGTCAGCTCACTGCTGACCGTCGCCGTCGTGCTGTTGTTCGCCGGCGTCGCGTCCACGCTGCACGTCGAGTTCGTCGCCGGCGTCGGTGACTTCGACCTCGAGACGGATCGAACAGTGAGCGACGAGCACCCGAGTGCCCCCGCCGAGACGCGAGCGAGGCCGGAGGTGACCGAGCCGTGA
- a CDS encoding ABC transporter ATP-binding protein produces the protein MSDATDTPETDAASTADDSSVDTSVPASTSGDSAAVSFEDVRKVYLDDFVAIEGFNAHIEDGEFITIVGPSGSGKSTLLRMIAGLEEITSGDIRIGDESINGVEPQHRGIAMVFQNYALYPHMSVRKNMSYGLKLTTDLEETEIEQRVEETAEMMGIGDQLESRPSELSGGQQQRVATGRAIVRDPKIFLMDEPLSNLDAKLKVHMRTELQRLQEELGTTTIYVTHDQHEALTMSDRIVVLDEGELQQFAPPEEVYNNPANRFVADFIGSPAMNFFDVTLTGSTLVADGFEYHLPESIVEEIERGTASDDLELGIRPEDIDYGVSGENTISATVDVLEVAGSDNFVYLDIAGAECRVRVPGDVKPDVGEQVEIAFDPVDIHLFDRRDGDNLLAEYRRKRASESEVEEAA, from the coding sequence ATGAGTGACGCAACCGACACCCCAGAAACCGACGCAGCATCGACAGCCGATGACTCGAGTGTAGACACGTCCGTCCCGGCGAGTACGAGCGGCGACTCGGCGGCAGTCTCGTTCGAGGACGTCCGGAAGGTCTATCTCGACGACTTCGTGGCCATCGAGGGCTTCAACGCCCACATCGAAGACGGCGAGTTCATCACCATCGTCGGCCCCTCCGGCTCGGGCAAGTCGACCCTGTTGCGAATGATCGCCGGCCTTGAGGAGATCACGAGCGGCGACATCCGGATCGGCGACGAGAGCATCAACGGCGTCGAACCCCAGCACCGAGGAATTGCGATGGTGTTCCAGAACTACGCGCTGTACCCGCACATGTCCGTCCGGAAGAACATGTCCTACGGGCTGAAGCTGACGACGGATCTCGAGGAGACAGAAATCGAGCAACGAGTCGAGGAGACGGCGGAGATGATGGGCATCGGCGACCAACTCGAGAGCAGGCCGAGTGAACTCTCGGGCGGTCAGCAACAGCGGGTTGCGACCGGCCGGGCAATCGTCCGCGATCCGAAAATCTTCCTGATGGACGAGCCGCTGTCGAATCTCGACGCGAAGCTCAAAGTCCACATGCGGACCGAACTCCAGCGCCTCCAGGAGGAACTGGGGACGACGACGATCTACGTCACCCACGACCAACACGAGGCGCTGACGATGAGCGACCGAATCGTCGTCTTGGACGAGGGCGAACTCCAGCAGTTCGCGCCGCCCGAGGAGGTCTACAACAACCCCGCGAATCGGTTCGTCGCCGATTTCATCGGCTCGCCGGCGATGAACTTCTTCGACGTGACACTGACGGGGTCGACACTCGTCGCTGACGGCTTCGAGTACCACCTGCCGGAGTCGATTGTCGAGGAAATCGAGCGCGGAACCGCCAGCGACGACCTCGAGCTTGGGATTCGTCCCGAAGATATCGACTACGGTGTCAGCGGCGAAAACACGATTTCGGCGACCGTCGACGTGCTCGAGGTTGCAGGCAGCGACAACTTCGTCTACCTCGACATCGCAGGCGCGGAGTGTCGCGTTCGGGTCCCGGGCGACGTGAAACCCGACGTCGGCGAGCAGGTCGAAATCGCCTTCGATCCGGTGGACATCCATCTGTTCGACCGACGAGATGGCGATAATTTGCTCGCCGAGTACCGCAGAAAGCGCGCCTCGGAATCCGAAGTCGAAGAGGCCGCATAA